Below is a window of Humulus lupulus chromosome 9, drHumLupu1.1, whole genome shotgun sequence DNA.
ttaaattaacttctaagttttataacctggttatgtccaggaacttagtttgaaaacttagctcgcgttaatttttatcaatatctcgtgctctttaagaaaaacaacgatcaatcgatttaaattaacttctaagttttatgacctggttatatccaggataaagcttagttcgcgttaatcctttattaatatctcgcgttttttaagaacaacagcgatcaatcaatttgaattaacttctaagtctttaaggcgacctggttatatccaggcaccatatgccccccaagtaactaggaaagggtctttcgtggttactttagattacacttgtaaacatgtacaatcataaacgaaaagttaattctcattgcttaatacataaaaaatggccttttaggccttacaagggggtcattgataatatctcttcaaatggatggcgttccaagttcgtgggactgcccctccatcaagtcgagctaatttgtaagctccttctttaatgacctcgatgatttgatatggcccttcccagttcggtcccaatactccatctttggggtccttaccagctaagaaaaccctcctgaggaccaggttgccaatgctaaaggcgcgctttttgactttagagttgaaataacgagtgattttttgctggtaatgtgcgagctggagttgagAATGTTCTcttctttcatcaaccaagtcaagggaagcgcaaagtagctcgtggttgcggtcctggtcatatgcctggactctgtgcgaaggtaccttaatctccatggggaggaccgcctcactcccaaaagtcagggagaaaggagtatgacccgtaggagtccagtgcgaggtctggtatgcccacagaacctgggggagctgttctggccagacccccttggcttcgtccagtctcttcttgaggctcgcctttagagtcttattgacggcctcgacctgaccattcgcctgaggataggccacggaggagaagcttttcacaattccgtacctttcacaaaattcggtgaacaggtcgctgtcgaactgagtcccattgtcagaaacgatcttcttgggcagcccgaatcggtagataatgctcttaaccacgaagtcgaggacttttttggaagttatcgtcgccaaaggttccacctcagcccacttcgtaaagtagtcgatggccaccacggcgtaacagaccccgccttttccagtagggaaggcaccaaccaagtcgatcccccaaaatgcaaacggccatggggaagagatcatcttcagctcgactgggggagctcgggcaactgtggcgaaccgctggcacttgtcgtacttcttgacatacgagatcgagtccttagacagagtgggccagtaatatccttatcttaagacctttagggccaagatttgccccccagtgtgatccccgcaaaaaccctcatgcacctcctgcaggatggcctttacttcgcctggaagaacacatcgtaggagaggtaggaaGTGCCCACGTCAGTATAACACCccgtctaccatcgtataccttggggcttggtacagtacccgccgcgcatcattacgcccttcaggtagcttccacTCGacaagatactcaaggatgggggtcatccaggtcggcctagcgtcgatcatctcgacctccatcctgacttcttctatacttggtttttccaagaactctattggaactaaccccagagcctccgtctccccggaggtggcgagcttggcaagagtgtctgcgttagcgttcttctcccgaggtatctgcttgattgagcctcgcccaaacgcggacagctcagcttttaccttcgctaggtaggcagccatcttgggtcctcgtgcttgatattcgcccagaaccagGTTTACTACGAGTTGGGAgccactgaagcactggacggagctcaccttcaactcctgggctattcttagtccggccagcaaagcttcgtatttggcctcgttgttggaggccttgaatctgaatctcagcgccgagtggaatctatgtccttcaggggatatcaaaatgattccagccccggagccattctcattggatgaaccatccacgaagatccttcacgatgcctgggccgaggtgacctggggtgagtcttctgcaggattctcccagaatcctgtgcactctgccataaaatcggccagggcctgactttttatagcactctgtggggtgtacaaaatctcgacctgactgagttcgatagcccactttaacaagcgtcccgatgcttcaggtttttgcgaAACCTACCTTAAATGctaatcggtcatgacgtgtattgagtgggactggaagtacggcctgagctttcgggaggccgtgataaggcagaacgccaatttttccatcaaagggtatcgggattcagctccgagaagtctcttgctgatgtaatagactggtttctgaacccAGTCTTCTTCTCGGACAAATACGGCACTatctgcatcctctgtgacagctaggtagagaaaaaggggctctcctgcctttggtttggataatacgggttgctcggccagatgtgcctttaggtcgagaaaagcactttcgcactcttttgtccattcgaacttcttatttcctcggagcaggttgtagaatggcaagcacttatcggtggattttgaaataagtcgattgagggctgccacccttcctgccaggccctggacatcttttcgcgacctgggtgagggaagctcgagtaatgatctgatcttgtcggggtttgtctcgattcctcgggtattgacgatgaaacccaggaattttccagatgcaactccaaaagtgcacttctgagggttaagcctcatgtcgtattcccgtagtatcctgaagcactcctccaagtcgaaaacatggttatcggcagtctttgacttgactagcatgtcatcaacgtacacttccatgttcttcccgatctggttggcgagcattctatttactaacctctggtatgtagcgccggcgttcttcagcccgaacggcatgaccttgtaacaataaacgttagtcggggtcatgaagctggtgtgctcttggtccaccggattcatggcgatctgattgtagcctgagtacgcgaccataaaggacatgagctcgtgccccgccgtggcatccaccaattggtcgatccttagcaagggaaaacaatctttggggcaggctttattcaggtcggagaagtcgatgcaggtctgccacttcccgttgggcttcgggaccagcacggggttggagacccaaatcggaaacttggcttcacggataaagccgcatttctttagccgggctacttcctcctgtagggcctcagcccgggttgttcccaggcgcctctacTTCTGGGACTTTGGAGGAACGCTCttgtccagatgaagggtgtgcatgatgacactcggaatAATTCcgaccatgtcctcatgtgaccacgcaaacacatccaggttgtcctgtagaaacttagtcagctccgctttcctcttgttacagaggtttttcccgagcttgaccatccgtgaagggttctggggatcgatgtttacttccttgagctcttcaatagcctggagctcggacttatcctcgcctattcgggggtcaatatcctcacttaagacgatattttccccctcggcactctgaggtttttcaatctcaggatcagctaagggttcctgagattcctctcctccaccttggatggccattgctagctgcccgggtttcgattttcccttcatggaaatgttgtagcattccctggcagcaagccgATTGCCACGGACCATGCATATTCCCGTGGgcgtagggaatttcatcgcgaggtggcgaacggaagtgatggcctcaaaagctataagtgtgggtcggcccaaaatagcattgtacgcagcggggcagtcgatgaccacaaactcgaggagtttggagactgttcgaggcccttctcctaaggtgatcaccagctcgatagtccctatagccgctgatccttctcccgaaaaaccatacagcatcatggaggtcgcctttagctcggcgacagtcaaacccatcttctctagtgtggatcggaatagaaggtttaccgagctcccattatcgatcagcaccctcctaaccctccgattagcgagctgaactgctacgaccagagggttgttatgagggaactggacatggcccgcatcttcttctgtgaaaatgattggttgcctttccaatcgttgttgctttggcagacgctgctccgggacgaactctactccattatgcgccttgagttcgtttacgtacctcttctgggcacccctgctcacgccagctaaatgcggacctccagagattgtggatatctctcctcctatcacgggaggagggacgtcttgatctacccgagatccgggctgactgaccggaacttctggagcaggtcgacttgctggaaccctgttccgcgcgtactgagccaaggggccggctctgatgagagtttcgatctcatctttcaaatgcctacaatcatcagtattgtggccaacatcgttgtgaaaacggaaaaacttggaggtgtctctcttccccttctggtgtttcaacggctccggcttcttccaggggaggcaagcagaattcgccaggaagatgttctccctagagtgggtgagctctgtataagtcgcgtagaacggcttaaatttgtctacggacttattcttctttgggccgtgctggttgccctcgccgttcccttttcttttgcctccaccgaactggttattctatgtaacgttctaggtcgctgtcacgacctccattcccactccagcgggctgctcagggacctggctggttcctgcagctgaggcttcggcctcctccaagttgatccattcctgggccctatttaggaactcgttcactgagctaactcccttcatttgtatttctttccagagtcccccttcgacgaggattccagtcctcaaagccatgagcttagagctgtcatctgcgtctctggcccgggcagcgacgttcgcaaacctgctcaggtaagccttcagaggctcgtcgagTTGCTTCCTCATGTTGGCCAGAGAGttggccttgacgcgggcagcctgggaggctcggaatgccctcttgaagtatgcagagaaagttttctaggagctgattgattgtttcttgctttgtttgaaccactgtcttgCTGGTCCGAtcaatgtggagggaaatatcagacaactcagctcggggccaatgttgtggtccataatcagggtattgaacatccccagatgatccgacggatctccatccccgttgaatttggataggtgcggcatacggaaaccgggtgggtatgccattgctgctatgctgggggcgaagagctccagctcgtcccccgaatcatattcgtctttctctttctctgacaagagcttcctcatcagctcctccatttgatccaggcgctcgagggttttgtcctgactttcttggttattccagggctgctcaacagctccggatccactgtgtacgtttggtgggttattgcccctcctatcttgagataggttatttggggcattcccgccgttacgcacctcggacaggtctccctctgagcgagcatggctgccacctcctactggttcccctctatgagagtttaggcgatcttgAAGGTCGCCCCtctgggtggcttgaggactttgcgccgagcttaagcgttgacgcaggtctccgccaaaaAGGTCACTTCGGCGATTGTcgatccagtagctcctgttagaaaagctcggagtccgcctttgggggtgaggatccgggctctctCTAAGCGCCCTGCAACGTCGGGAAGGTCCTGTggacggcgggtttctcctgctgcttctgTAGgatggaatatctcggatgggccgaggaggagatggatatcttattggagacggaggatgcctgaccggagatgcaatcctggttccgtcagggcggatcaagttaggtgggggcctttcggccttgccaacctgcgggtcccacGCCTGGCGATCTAGACGAGGCACAGGACGGATGGGGATGTGCTGACGCTGTGAGCCCTCCTCAAATCTCCTTCAGGAActccctcgagctctcctgggcgcgctcgaggccggttgggagctgggagttgaagttcggaccgaacggctatactgttgttcggctctaggcatttcttcgaagtttgcctctcgacggtgcgatgagggaatagagttggatgcCGGCGGTCTGttcgagcggctaggcctggaccgattaccccggcgggacttatgagtcttgccttgcctctttccgacattagtgtcggttgtaagagggggtagtcgggccaacacctccttaatctgctgattagctttcgctagttggctcctcagctgagcgttttccatttctaccgcagtgtaaaaatttgggtttggattaggtggtcggggcaccgaacttccagtgtcatcttggcccaccggctgcttgcccggccactGCTGGACCTCAGCAATTTATTCaccggggatggcgatatgatgatcctcctgcccatcatgttgttccgtctcattaccgtgtcttgatcgagtggtcaccatagtggatgtttacgatagcaccaatctaacttgctcttaatgaaagcaccaaactgttgacgctgttcttcgccaacaggtaattacgaaaataagaggaagggattagtgcttaactatgaaccgaaatagatgaatgatctttttaagTGGACTGGTGACACAGtcacgtttttaggtggttcaaaggttaaaatcattctactccaccagccaatattattgctatatgcttggtattcttttacagtgTATTTCTttatacaatagaatccaaccctttacaactcccagggtctccatatttataggagagggcacctgggagttggtaagaagttcatcccgtgaccttcttacctatcatgtcaactctgggacattcatgattaattcctaaaacctgacacatgaagtatggtctaatcaataggtaagggggataatgggccgcacggcccaactcagtcgtgggtgtctgaatacgcacgttcatgctgcgtgcccgagaagtcaaggatatatcagacatgtgatgtctgatatatgcacgtttaccttgcgtggttgactttataaaaggtcacagcctccaactctagctcgtaccacgagctgaatgcttccttcgacctgtggccttcagagtccagactcagtcaagtaatcttggcaaacccttggataccccgagctaacgaggtaggacctgacaccaacagctccggtcatggggaatccacgtggctgattatagtttaggccgtatctcagctcgctaatagcccgtgggaaaatcagggcgtacagatataatttataaaattgataacaaaatttaaaataagtCAAAAACAAAATTTGTTTTAGTTTTGGATTTTCTTTATCTAATTTTatgtttattaattaaattcatatattgtttataaaatattataaatgcattaaatgcataaaaaatatatatatatatatcagtaaAGTGGGTTAATTGGGTTTTGTCATCTTTGGGAAGAATCTTATTCAACATACAAATCCGATTAATAATAAGATTGATCGGATGATTGTTAATTATTAAAATCCTAAATACATAAAATGAAGCCCATAGTACATtaattttaaacataaatatGTAAAATCAAGCTTGAAATACATAATGAGATTTGTCTCCTTAATCAGAATTTACATAGAAAATATGCAAAACCTAATAAAAGATGATGAACTGAACTCATGATCTCCTTTATAAGAGGAGAGTAAAAGGGATTGAACATTGACCTCCTCAATATCCTCCTCAATAAGAGCAAAATGTGATACTACTTAATTAATCGAATGACATTTGATATGTAAGATATATGTTACTAATAGATTGAGTTAAAATACatacaaaaattaattatttatgaataataattataaaaaataagttcagtacaaaattataattttgttttcttatgattggataagatagaaaaaaaattagtctattttttaaaaattagaataaatgctttggataagatgtaaagttatgaatatttctcCTTACCAATGATAGGTAGATGATATTTTTCTAATACATTCTCCAATTACATAATTAAATGACATTATAAAAAATATCCACTTCAATAATAActattataaaattattaaaaagttGGCAAcataattttaacaaaatatataattGTCAAAAAGTTGGCACATTATGGTCTTCATTCACAATCCGAGTTTATATGTATTGAGTTACCAATCATTTCTAAGTTTTGGGAATTCGAGTAAGACCATATATTATCATTATTGCATGCCCTACCAACCTATGTAATTTAGATTGTAACTAGCCATTACTAGAGAGAAAAATACCACACGCATATATATGTAATGATCTTGTAAAAGGGAGTCATACAAGTCTACCGTGAATCGTTCATTTGTTGAGGCCTCTTTTGAAAGTTTGCCTTTCGGTCATAAGTAcctagttatatataaatatagggtatTTTTAGGGTGCTCCAATAAAAATGGGCATACATTTGCACCTTCTCCAGTTTTTTGATACTTAGATAATTTCCagcgaattttttttattatcatatatattataattatttagatcattctctaaattttcaagaaattttgaataatttacagtaccgaaaataatatttaaatagttTGTTACACTCGTAGCTATTTTTTCTTATGCATGTGGAATATAACATATTTGAaccatattttttatattataaattatttaaaatttcttaaaaatttacaaaatattctaaataactacactgcatataaatataaaaaaaaaatataaaccaaaAATAATTCCGATACTGAAAAAAAGTGCACTCATGCTCCCAAAAACATAGATTGCACTCTAAAGTTTTTAGGTATGCACCGATGCATaccaataaatataaaaaaatgacaaaagGTGTGCACCACATAATTaccattatatatatttatatatttgaaaaGGAAACAAGCTTTGTACGATATatgattattttattatatatagattatttctTGAAAGAGGCGGCTAACAAAGTCACAAGTTATACATCAATCAACTTATCTTTGTCTAGAGCTACAAAACAAAAACCCTAAAGACATTTAGTCATTTTCTTGGTTTCACCCAACACGTTTTTTAGTTTTAACTTTTTTATCTTGTTCCAAAAGGCTTTTGAGATATGCTAAACTTGAGAGCTTTGATTAACTGCTTGTTTAATTTGACTTGaacatgaataataataataaatattaacaaactATATATTGTCTTTTATGATTAAGTTGTCCAATGGGGGATGATATATAGACAACTATATTGTCTAATAATCAGAAAAGCACTTACGGTCAAGAATGAAAAGGATGTATGGGCGTGCAATATTGGTGCTTAATTATTGAAGCCTTCTTATATTACAAAACTATGTGAAAAATGAAAAGGAACACTCCTCCAAACACCACGCAATACCAAGGAACACTCGtatcatacacaaatatatatatatgagtgagtTCTTAATAGTTACGTTAAATATACATCAATCAATGGTTACATTAATTTTAGCCACTGCAtcattataatttatttaataattgactAAAATTATTTAACGAGTGACTTATAActtgatattatattatttattttaaaagcaCCTAATGTCAAGTGACGAAGGTGACTGACATTGTAGTGGAATATCTTAAATCAcctaattatatgtttatttaatgcaTGCATGTAATTTTGCCTAAATCACGACCACCAATATTAATATGTATAGTGATAAATATATAATGTGGAATTGGCTTTTGGTATTTATggctttattttatatttttttgtaagatTGGAAGAGTACTAATCAATAtttaaaaaagtaataataataataataataataataatacttttttaaCAAGCTAGAGTTGATTAATGACTTATCATCGCATCCCATCTTTGAGAAACTTTTTGGACAATATCAAAAGGCACTACTATGTGTTGGGGTTGAGATTTTTCGTGATGTGAAGTGGGGAAAAGTTAGGAGGAAGAGTTCAGAAGAACAGTCTTTCAAAAGAAAATGTTTTGGAATGCAAAATTATTTTTCGAATTTCTTTATGAATCTTGAAGGTGATATACTACCTAAGAATCTACAATCTTGACGAATTAAAAACAAGATTTAAAGAAATAACTAAGAACAAGTAAAAATTTACACCaagaaatttttacaaggttcaccacTACACAAAGTAATGGCTAATCATTGGGACCTAGTCCAGAAAGAAATTCACTAAGATATGAATTGCAAGTTTTACACAGTATCTCTCAATTTACAATCAACACAGTAAATCATCTATACATGTCTCTCTTGCAACAATCCTTAGCTTGAACTAGTTGCATCTTCCCACTTGAACTCTTGCAGATCCAGCTTTCTTCCAATACTCAGCTTGATGAACAATCACAGCTAGCCATGGACGAACAACCTCTCAAGATTCAGTTCTTCAACCTGTAAAAGAAAGATAACCAAAACAAACTATACGAAGAACATACACCACAATGCACACCTGAGAAAAGCAATTAACCCATATATATAGATCTAAGATCTAACCAACTCAAATACCCAGCCATGCTCAAAACAGAAAATCGTTAGAGAAACTAATTAACTCAGCAACCACTAATAAACTCGAAACCTAATAATACAGTCATACTAAACAAAGCCATGTAAGCAAACAGTCAATTAAAACAATGTCCAACAGCCAGATGCAACTGGCAAAACAGAAGATGAACCAAAATACTCTCAAGATACACAAAACAGATGGAACTGAGAAACTAACAGATGAGTCATGAAATTGCCAAAATACAGAATACACAAAGTAAGAcacttacaatctcccccttggcAATTTTATGATCAGtgcaaaaaaaatcaaaataaaggaaacaacAAACCACTCAAAAACCACCCAAATCTCCCCCTCAATGATCATAAACGAGCCGACCGACGAAGTCTGCCACGCATAAGCTTTCGCGGAGGAGACGAGGATTGAGCAGGAACAGAGACAGAAGGACCAGCAGAAGCAGGAGCAAACTCCCCCTGGACAGGACCCGGAGCCTTATCAGATGCAGTAGGAGACAACTCCCCCTGGGAATTAGCCGGAGAATGAGCAGACTGAGGCACTGAACCAACCCCCTGAACAACAGAAGGAGAAAGAGTCTGAACAACCTGTCGAAGACCAGCCAATTGAGCCAAAACTCTGCGTTCAAATGCCTTGGAACGCTGTTGAGATTGCAGCAAAGAACTCTGAAGACTGTCTAACTGTGATTGCTGAGAGTAAAGCATTTCAAACAACTTGTATTTCCAAGAGGCAGGAGGTAAACCCTTCAAAAGAGGATATTTCAGAGGCTGTGGAGGAGGAACAGGCTTTGAGGACAGAGGCTGAAACGACTTATCAAGAACCGgaagaggtaagaaaacatctTGTGAGGTAAACTTAGGATGAGAAGCCAATGTAACCTTGTGAACCAAGCAGGGATAAGGAAGAAACAACCGACGACTCTTGGTCAGAAAAGCTTGATACACCCTGTCAAAGATAAGCACAGACAAATCTATGGAAACACCAGTGGCCACAGCATAAAGAAAACGCCCAATATCAGCAGTGACTGTAGAAGTATGAGAATTCGGAATCCAATTTGTTAGAGCAACCTTATGCAAAACACAATAGAAGCTAGTTAAAGATGGAGTAGGAAAATCAATAGAAACCTCATTCCAGCAAAAATCTGATTGACCTGTCAACTCACGACCCACTAGGTTTAAATCAGGAGCATACTCAGCATTATAGATAGCATCAGTAACCAAAGGTATATTCAGTAAAGCCCTAATAGTGGATGGAGCAAAAGAAATACGCTTACCCCTACAAAATACAGTAAACCGATTGGGATGTTGAGCATCAAGCAAAGATTTTTCAATATTAGAATAAAATTCCCGGACCAGATTTTGGGAAGGCATGACAAGACCAGAGACAGTGTTAACCCAATGACGAGACTCGAGAAGTGCAAGAAGCCTAGGGAAATCTTCTAACGCAACAGAATTTTCAACATGCAAACGACGAAATGACACAAAATCTTTAAACCTCTTTTCAGCAAAACGACTGACAAAAAAATAGGCAGAGTTAGGATCAGACTCACCACCAGCCGAGGATGATTTGGAATGCGGAAGTCCTGAAGGATGACCACTAGAAACCTTAGACTTCTTACGAGGAGGAGGAGAAGGTACATGGTCAGAAGTGGGCTGAGGGGGTGAAGAGGAAGACCCAGCAAGATTAATGGAGGCGCGAGTAACCCGTCTAGGAGCCTGAGCGGACAGACGAGAGGATTTTTTCTTGTGGGCAACAGACTTTACCCGAGTCCCACGGAACGAACTAGAAGGAGCAAGGGAAGGTGAAGAGGGAATACCTGGCGAGGAAGAGACTAACGGAGGCTGAGACACAGACGACTGAGCTGGAGGACCAGACGAAGAGACGGGAAGAGCCTCGGCCATGTTACTTGAAGAAACTTGGGACTGAGCTGAGACACACGAAAAAGAGATTAGACACAATGTGAGAAACAAAATAGGGCAGAATAGGAAACAAAAATGGATGAACATTATGTATATAAAGGAAAATCCCCAAGACCATGTTTggcaaaaaaaataaaggaagccTGTACAACAATATACCACAAAACCAATATTGAACAcgtaaaaaaaaatgagaaaaatccaaaagagaaaaaaaaaaaaatccacagAGCCAAAAATGATAAAGCCACAcacagagaaaaaaaaatagaaaaagcagaagaagaaagaaaaaaaatagtaaagACCAGAGAGAATAGAAAAAAATAGTGGCAAAAAAAATCTCCAAACGAAGCAAGATGATTTTGAAAAAGAGATTTCAACAGAATGTTGAGCTAGAATTCTTccttagtgtgtgcaagtgttcTCATGTGAGCTAAAAAGCTCACTCCCTCAAAAGAATttgaatcttttttttttataattttttttatagcaatatttttctttttagaaAATCCCCCTTTTTTTTTAAACACTCTGGGTTTTTCGGAAGAGAACCAGCAGAGGCTTTCACTCTTTGTCAGAGATGTAGCCGTCATCTTAAGTCAGAAAAGCCAAATGAGAAGGAGCAGACTACTAAATGACTAATGGACCACAAGATAGCTCTTCCCATTGCATCCAACAAAGGTAGCCTTTTCTGCTGAGAAGAATGAAGAGCTCAACCAAACAAACTGGAAATCAAACAAGAGAAAACAACCTTGCTTCAGAAGACAATGTAACCACTACacgaaaaaaaactaaaaaaaacttCTCTGGACAGTACTAGATCAAATCATACAAACTCCAATGCATTTTCTAAGATGAGCAAAAGTCTGTGAACTCAGTGGCTTAGTAAATAAATCAGCTAATTGGGCCTCTGTGGAAACATGGGAGAAAA
It encodes the following:
- the LOC133800102 gene encoding uncharacterized protein LOC133800102, yielding MAEALPVSSSGPPAQSSVSQPPLVSSSPGIPSSPSLAPSSSFRGTRVKSVAHKKKSSRLSAQAPRRVTRASINLAGSSSSPPQPTSDHVPSPPPRKKSKVSSGHPSGLPHSKSSSAGGESDPNSAYFFVSRFAEKRFKDFVSFRRLHVENSVALEDFPRLLALLESRHWVNTVSGLVMPSQNLVREFYSNIEKSLLDAQHPNRFTVFCRGKRISFAPSTIRALLNIPLVTDAIYNAEYAPDLNLVGRELTGQSDFCWNEVSIDFPTPSLTSFYCVLHKVALTNWIPNSHTSTVTADIGRFLYAVATGVSIDLSVLIFDRVYQAFLTKSRRLFLPYPCLVHKVTLASHPKFTSQDVFLPLPVLDKSFQPLSSKPVPPPQPLKYPLLKGLPPASWKYKLFEMLYSQQSQLDSLQSSLLQSQQRSKAFERRVLAQLAGLRQVVQTLSPSVVQGVGSVPQSAHSPANSQGELSPTASDKAPGPVQGEFAPASAGPSVSVPAQSSSPPRKLMRGRLRRSARL